tttcaaataTAAGTCTAGTACTCATACCAGCTCTTTAGCATACTGGTACTGGTACTGTTGGGCACATCTGCCCTCATTTCAATCTATACAGATTGAAACCCCATTGATCTATACAGATTTAGTTggaggaggtggagatggaggagagagagaaagagaagatggGTAACAGAAAATGTGAACTGTCATTATTATTTTCTTAGAAAAGGACATGGATATCAGGTGTTAGGTTGTTGTCTAGTACTTTTGTGTACCAACCTATTTACTCCTCATTAATTTCGGTATGATGATCTTATACTGAACTGAACAAGATGAAATCACCAGGTTTGGTTAAATATTTGCTTTATCGGCTAGGACGgtgatttaaaattttgaatctGGTTAAAGACAACAAACAACAAATAATGTTGCAACTATTTGGGGTTTGCTCTATGGATTTTTTTTTCCACCACCAAGCTCTATCGGAGGCAATATCTTTAGTTAAAcaagagtatttaaattttttcttaTAGTTTTAGTCAAGATTCGTCGTACCGTAACATATCGCTTAATATGGATGGTATGTACTGATCCAATAGGGGACCGATATGGGTGGTATAATGGTATGCCCTCATGTATCATATATTGGTACACTCGGTATGATTTGATATAGCTCAGTACATATTATACTGACAACTGATCGGTATACTGGTACGTACCATACCGACAACTGATTGGTATACCGGTACGGATTGGTAAAGCGAACCATGGTTTTAGACTTTTGGTTTTAGTAAAGTTTTTTAAGATCTCTACTTTTTGCACCACTAATGTTAATTATCTCACCGGAACTATTCACAGCATCTATAGTTAATTATCTCTAGTACATGTCTATACAATCTTAGATGATTCTCATCATCTTTTTCTCATTCAATGCTACTTCTGATTGTTCATGAATGAAATATTATCTTTCATACTAATTCCATACATCAACCTCAACATTCTTATTCCATTTGCACATACTTCGGTAAATATTGTTCTCAACAGTTTAGTACTCAAATCTATAAAGCATGACTGACCTAAAAACTGTCAAATAAAATTTTCCTTCAAGATAAAAGATGGTCACACAATTGATGCCCCTTCCCACTTTAATTGCCTAACTTATTCTCTAAGATAAGAGATAAAAGTAATTGGAATCTCACTATCCTTTTAAATATTGGAACTTTTGCAGGATAGACCACACAAATTTGGAATCATTATGCTAAGTAAAAAAGAATACTACAGCTATAGACCACTTTAGGCATTTAACAGACCTAAAACATATCATTTTCAAGCCTGCATAATTTCTCTTTTTGCAGTAATTTCCTGTTTCATGATGATTGACCTGATTTCTAGAAGAATATTTTCTGGAGAACGGATCTAATCTTAAACCTTGTTCACCATTCTCTTTCTATCTCTCTGCTTCTAGACCCTTGAAATCTATGTGGTCACAAATATACCTTCTGCAGATTGAATTTTAAATAATCTAGAAGATCAGTAAACTCAATAGTTGTCATATATGCTTCCAGAAAATTTAGAGAACAGTATTCTTGTTAAGTTTATGATTCTTCAGCAGCTTGGTGAGCATTCATTCTTTTGTTTTTGCTTTTTGCCTTTCATTTCATTTTGTAAAAGGCAAAAAGTTAACATTTGCAATTGAAGATTTTCCATTCAATTTATATCTCTTAGACATGCCCTAACTTTcctttatagtatttttcaaataaagaggttattttttttatttatctattaATATATTTTCTCATTTAGTAGTGTAAGGATGTTAGTTGCTATTTTGTAACCACCTAATTCTGCAGTTATAAGAAGCATATATATTAATGCTatccccctcttacaactttgaaGCATCTGCTATGTACGCCTTCTAATTGAAATCCTATGCATCCCAGATGGGACCGAACCTGTAAATACTTATTAGAAACAGCCAGATTTAAACATCATACTTATTGAAAATataaactttattttgaaatacCACAACACTACTTGTTCTATTAAACAGATGTATTTGATCTTGATTTTCTATGACCATAACCTTGAAACATATAGAAAATAGACACTGGAGTTGTTAGTGAATTGAAGAAAAGATTACGTGTAAACAAGGAAGCTCATATGGCAACAACCATGAGAAAGTTATTCTGAGACACCATGGTTTCTTCAATAACAATTGGATGAAAGTCAAAGAACATAATCTGATCAGGATGATGCATCTTAATTTCCACTGCCTGTCTTGAAACCAGCCTTTTACCCAAGTACCAGTGTAAATTTTTGGTGATTACTTGGACAAACTTGAGCTCATTAAACTTATTGATAGGCATACATTTGTCTGTCGTTGAACTTTACTGGTTGTATCTATCTTGTTGTCTACTATTTCAAATGACAGTTAGCAATTCAAATTTATCAAGAACTGATAAATTTCTCAAATGAGAAGATAAATTATTCCACAGATATAAAGTCAAAACATGATTGCTTGTTATAAGCTACAATCCAGTTGAAGCACATCAGTACTAATATGCATTGATGTACACCTTCACaagaaaccttttgataatgtcaTGGCTCATATTTTTTTGCTTATGTAATCATGCAGGAATTTACAGCTGTCGGCACTTATCTGATTTTCATTTAGGAACTTCGTAACCAACATGTGtgttatataatatataaattttgcCATTTCGATTTGTAAATTTTTTATGAAATTCTAGGTGCCAGAGAGGTTGAAGAACAGGATGATCTATTTATTCTTATGGCTCCCCAGAATGCTGTTGGGAACTGTATAATTGACGTGAGTAACCGGTCAGAAAACTTTCTCTGTTCAGAGTACATTCAGTTATTATTTGGCTGACTAACCATTAATTGTATGTTTAGGATATGAAAGCTATGACAGATGCAGCTGGTGACCGTCCTGTGATTCTCGTCAATCCTCGCCTTAAGGTTGTACAAATGTTTCTTTGTCTTCCTCATATTTCTACAACAAAGGGATGTAAAATTCTATTATCATCTAAGATGAAATCAGATGTAGGGGATTCACTCTCTTCCTCAGTGTACCCAGTTGAACCACTTGATCTACTGTGGTGTCCCAAACACATTGCAAGAAAGATGCTTAAGAACAAAGTCTATTTGCTATATAGAATTCTCAAAAAAATAAACcttaattgataaaatcatgGCAATAATTTCAGCACATATTTATATTTCAGACAAGTGCACTAGAACATTGTTAGGCTTGTAGCTTGTTTATTAGCTCACCCTAACTTCTTAAGATGCCTTTTGTGCTCATAAACAAGGCTAAGTAGGGTATTACACTGCCTTGATAGGGATTGCATTTAATAAGATACTTCATCTCCATGTAGTCTATCTATTTGCTATCTTTCGTTGTTCTTGTTTAGACAAGAACATTGAGCCATGTTAGTAACTTTCTCTGGTAGTAGTGATCTTTTGTAAACCGATGGCTTTAGTTCATACTGCCAATTGCTGTCAATTGTTTTACTCTCTATTCTACCTTTTTTTAAAAGAGCGATCAGCTTCAATTGCTTGTGTGTTAATGAACATGATTATGCTGTGCCTATATAGTAGTTACATTGCTCTTGCTTGTTTGATGATCTTGAAGTTTTCTTAGACCAGACTTACATGGAGATTTTTGTCTCGTCTTTCTCCTAACTTTCCTTGCCCCACGTGATATTTACAGGATATGCCAGCATCAAGTGGCATAATGCAAGTAAGCGTAACTTTTCACACTGTCACTTGCTCTTCAAAGACTCATCTCTAACTGTTGTTTCTAATCAATGCCTCAAATATTGAAGACAATGGGAAGAGAAAAGAGATTAGAATATGCTGCATCATTCGAGAACTGTTACTTCTTTCGGCTACTATATTATGCAGGAACACAGTATCCAATCATGGGCGCTTTAAGGTTAGCTCCCAGAAATTTGAGTTCTTTTGTGCTTGATAAGTCCCGAGTCACATGCAGTATGTACTCGGTAATAACTcttgaaggtttttttttttttttttttctgtaaacaTAGACAACAACACCAGTCTAGCCGAAgtgaaaactaaaggaaaatgccATAACCTCTGAACCATTTGTTCCTTTGTGATTATGGATTCTCTTGGATAGCCATGTTTATGGAAACCAAAATAATCTGTGTAGGGTTCCAACCTTTTCAGTTTTCTATTTGTTTGCAATTGTTGCTGAGGACATACAATTTCTTAAGCATTTGTAACCTTGTTTATTACACATGAGGTACTATATATTCAATGTAGATGTTAGTACAACACAGAAcagttttattatcatttttggtTTAAGATGGACCACTGTCGACCATCAGCTCCTATTTGGGATTCAATAAGACAAGTTTACTTGTGTTCTCAATTTCTCATCATGCTATTCTTTTCGTCCCTATTCTTTATCTTTTACTAGATCAAATGGTCCTTTATGTAGCTGGAATCTTATAGTACACACATTTAATTGAACATCATCAACCTCCTTGGTGCAGGATGTCTTACCCACATGGGTATGAACTTTACAAGAGGATTGATGAATCATATGGAAAGGAGAAGTATAAGCTGATAGCCACGTTTCCTAAAAGGCCAACCGGTGAGGAGATCAATGCTGCTTTTGAAGGAAAACCGAGGCAagcaatcgagtctccttctttgATCCCTATCTTTATTCCAAGCAAAAGAAAGGATAATATAGTTCGTGAGGAAATTATTGTGTAAACAAAAATCTGACTTCTATTTTTCTCCTTAAACTTAATTTGCTGTGTCATTAAtgcagagatagagagagagctaCCGGGATCTGGTATGGTACATCACTTACCACGAGAATTCAGTATCAGATGCTTTTTAAACTGAAATAAAAGATAATGTAGAACAATCTGACACCCTGTTTAGGGGTTTCTTGAGTGGTATACTATGAGCTGGAGAGAGCATCGGGCAAAGCAGGGGGGCGATCTGGCATTCAGTAAAACGTGAGTCCCCTTTACTTTTACGTAATAATTCGAAAGGCATCATACCAGTTTCATCTTTCTCATTTCACCATTCTGATATGGAACTGCTGCAGGAGAATGAAGTTTAATCATCTtccaatacttttttttttgtgtgtgtgtaatTATTGCCATTGTAAATCCTTATATATTGAGGGGGTAGAGGGTGAGAGTAATGATTAGATGGCAACCACTCGAAGCCTTCCTTTGCTAGTTTTTGTCTCACATGTTTCCTCTGCTGCACTAGCCATTCTTGTTCTACTGCTACAGTCGGAGTAAACGGATGGTTTTAATTATTACTGTCGGTGAATGCAAAATTACCATCTATAATTGCATCATGCTTTTGTCAATTTATGAGGTAGTTTATAAGCATTTTATATTAGTTATCAGATAATTTTGTAGTGCAAATAAGAAGTCTTATTGCTGTCCATATGAGAATAGAGCAATTTACATATAAGTTTCCTATGAAAATTATCTTCCACAATCATCTGTGGGAAAAATTTAGACCTTATGACGATTTCAGTTTAATTATAGTGTGATGAACTGCAATTTATGTCCGAATGACTTTACATCTACGGAGAAAACATATTTCCTGTATTCTGCTAAAGCTCAGCATTGATCTCCATGTATGTACAGCATTGACCTCATCATGTAGTTTTCACAATTTTATGCAAAatatcaaataagaaaaaaaattagagacCGGAAGGAATTAGAGAAACCTTTGAAACATCAATCGTTTTCTTGAACATACATCAAAATTTGCTTGGGTATCAATCATTGATGGTGAGGATATCGATGATGCTGGTTCGATGATGGATATAACTGATATGGGTGGGTTTAGACATTTGTCCTGTGGCCGATCTATATAAAGATATGATCAGATGAGATTTCATAATTTTAATCTAACCTTGGCGTTGTAACGTAGCAACAGACATTCTTTCTAACTATAAATTGTTTGTAATCATAATTTGCAGTTTTCTTACTGATCTTTAATCTAGTTAAAGTAACATCTTCAAAGAAATGATCTTCTCCACTCCCAAGGGCAAGTTGCTGTATCAATCATGATAGAAATGATCTTCTCCACTCCCAAGGCAGAGATACAAAACCATTGATATCAAGAAATAAGCAAAACAAAAGATCTTTAGGTGCTAACTTAGCCAGCTGAGACAGCATGTTCCACATGATGATAAGATCAAACTGGAACACTAATGAGCAAAAGGATTATATTGCATCGAACTTAAGGGGGGCAAAGGGAAAAATctagagaagaaaacaaaaaatgatGATAAGATCAAAGTGGATAAATAACACACTTTAAATTCAAAGACATTCCTAAATATAATATGTTGTACTACTTGATGTAGCATACAAACTTACCTCTATGATTCAGAAAAGATGGTGCAGCAGATGGTACATTATACCAGCATATCCCTAATCATATGATCAGTAGCAAACTCTGTATGTGTGCATTGCAAACTTGTTCATATCAGGAAGCTCACTTTTCCCCAATTTCTCAAATGTGTCTTTCTCCTATAGACGCTCAGAAACTCACTTTGTATAGTTGACGGCATAGATTGCAGTTATAAACCTGTTAAGCTGTTAGTCGAACTTACCTTTCAACAACATACTCTTGGATCTTCTTTCTGCAGACCTCCATGTTCTATAATCAAGGAAGTAAGtcataagaagaaaaaatattaaattttgttCACGGATTCTAGTATTGGATCAAGGCAGATATCCAGATCAATAAATGTATTTAGCCATAGATTGATGGATGCTCCTCATTCAGCAAACAGTCATATAAACATCTGAGACACAATTTACCATATACAGAGAGGCCATACACAACAGGCTTTAGAACACTACAAGAAACTAATTACATCTCCAATGACCATACTAGAAACTAATTCATAAaaccgaaaaaaaaaagaagaaatatattaGGAACTACATGAGTATCAAAAAGTCAAAACCGGATATGTTGGATGATAATTCTAGGTAAGTCAACTTATATAACACACATTTGTTCACCGGCGGTGTTATCCTCAAAGTCGGTCACGATGCTAGAGGACCACCTGACTTGGTTCCAACTCGCGATGGTCAAAGCTTATCTTACTTGGATGTTGAAAGAATGATGGGGATGGTTCGCCGATGTGGATCTGAGTAGCCGCTACGTAATCGTCGCTTTTGGATTGTCAGGAAAAAACCTACAGAAGATCAACATCAGGAATTCCTACTCAGTCCCTCTAATGCTCGAATCAACAGGGTGTCCGAAGTATAGTGGATTTAGGGGATGCAAAAGAGAGAGAATGAGAGAGTaaggggctaattacatattacatcCTGTACTTGGATCCTATTAGCATCGCGATccctatacttaaaaaatttacattgggaTCCCTATAGCTATGAAATTGAAACAAATAATCTCATTTGCGCTGATGTCGTCAACTGTATTAATGGAAAACACAACAAATAATCTCATTTGCCCTTTTGTCCATCACTTTCGCGTCGATCCTCCGTCGATGCAGCTAAAGACGTTAGGACAAATGAGGTTATTTGTTTCACTTTCAGAATTATAAAGATCCCattgtaaaatttttatgtatAGGAATTACGAATGCTAATATGATCCAAGTAAagggggtaatatataattagcccgagACCATTCATGATAAGGACCGTTGGAGTTGGAGAAGTTATTATGGAGGCCTTAAGATATGGCCTAACTGCTCTGAGGTGACAAAACTACTCAGGTGGTGGATGACATGATCTAACTACCCATGGGGTGATCATTCAATCATTAAGATGACATAATTGTTACCAAAGTGACATATGACATTTGTTGCAACATCTTGGGCTCAAATCCTGCCTACACCACTTATCCtttctagaaaaagaaaaaaaggtgacAAATGACATGGCCTAACCACATCTAGGGTGGTGGTTCAACCAAGGAGGTGGCATAACCACCGCCGAAGTGGTGAGTGACATGGCATTATCACCCCAAAGGTAGTGATTGTAGCCGACAACATGgttgatgatgcatgcaacaggTGCCGCGACTTGTACCGATGTCCATGTGTCAATGTCACATGGTCAATTTTATCATCTATCAAGTGGAACATCAATATGAATTTCCAGTTGAGGCAAGCCCAACTCTATTTTATTTGAAATAGCCACATGTTGCACAAATTCACTTCAAAAAGTCAACTAACCTCATCAGAATATGATAAACTATGCAATGATTTCAATCATTCGTAAACAGAGAACCGATTAGACTAAATTTTATATTACATGCATCATCCATTTATCTAAAAATTGaaacaagaacatatgggataaagAAAGACAAAAGGATTCAGATTATGTACCATAATTGCCATGGAAAAATCTACCTGCCTATAAATGATACAAGAACCAATAAATTGGCAAGCTCAACAGATGATATCACTCTTAAAAGCTATTGCAGCATTTTGTTCACTGACAGAGCACGCAATATAAATGCAGAATCTCAGGAAAGCAAATAAGTCAtagtagatgatgatgatgatggtgaggaTGATATATAGAGTAAAAAGGATAGGCAAGAAAACACGAACGCATATCAAAcaaagttttttatttttcctttgtcGAATTCATTAGAGACTTCGATCCTTATTCGATATCGAGACCATACATAACCCCAGCATATCGGTCAATTGATCCATCAAAGTGCTTCTCCATCAGCTTCCTAAATGCCCGAGCAGTAAGCAAGCTATCTGACCCAGCCTGGTGGCAAGTCCCCACCCTGTCGACCTCCAACTGCTCGGCTAGCTTGTTGAGCCCCCCGTGGAGGCTGTTTGAGAACCTCATCAGGTGCTTGATGTCGTACATGACCGGGAAGAACGTCCTGATGAGCTCCGAGAACCCCTCTCGGGTCTCAGGAAGCCTACGGCAAGTTAGGATTTTTAGAAGGTACCCGAAGTCGTAAGCACAATGGAAGGTCACCCAGCGGACGGAATCATTGAGAACCACGCCGGACGCCATGAGGAGCTCGGCGAACCGGTTGGCATCCACCCCGTGCTCCCGATTCCTCTTGAAATCGATGTCGGACTTCCTGAGGAGGTCGATGGAGTCGGGGTTGCTGATGTCACGGTCAACGTCGAACTCCCTGAAGTTGAACTGCCACACGATGGGGCGGCCGCCGTTGGCGGAGGCCGGGAGGTTACCTTCGGCGTCGGAGAAGGTGAGGCCTAGCTGGATGAGGTGGAGGAGGTCGACGTTGGCGCGGAGGATGTGGTAGTTGCTGTCGGCGACGGTCTTGAAGTCGCCGAGGGGGCGGATGGCGACGCCCGGAAACTCGGTGTCCATGGCAACGAAAGGGAAGTCGTCGACGACCTCGCGGATCACGGCGAACTCGGCTTCGAGGTTGTCGGCCCAGACGTCGCGGAACTCGACGCCGGCGGCATCTTCGCTCTTCGACATAGGTTAGGGATCGGGTGGGTTGCGGGACGGAAGAGGTGGTGCATAAGAAATCCTAGATCTCGGTGAGGAAGCGGATCGAAACCTAAATTGGCAGAGGGGAACGAGATCTGAGACCGAGACGAAGCTATTTGTAGATCGAATTAGGATCGGAAGGAAGAGAGAACGGGGACGATTAGGGTTCTTGAACGCGATCGATGTAGCAGAAGGGGAAAGGGCAGAAGGAGGAAACTTTTCCTCACAGTTTCAGTTTCGTGTCGGTGACGAAAAGAGGGGAAACGACTGTGGAAGAGCGAGCAACAACAAACGTGCATTCCCCATCCTCTTCGGATTACACGGCTCGCTGGGAATACCACGGCACGGCTTTAAAGAGGAGAGAGCGAGTGGAGGAATGGGCGTGCCGTGTCCCGCCGGAACTGGTTAACTGGTACAAGCCCAACGTAGTTATTTTTTTTCCCACCCACAATGTATACAACCATTGTGATTGGTGGGAGAACCGGGCCCCACAGTAACTCAAGTGGCGGAACTTTCTGCTGAATCATATGGCTGGTAGCACCGAGCGGTACAACTGCATGCGTAAGTAAAGTAAGTTTCGTTCGTGAGCAATAATTTGCCAACCAGCCAGAGGGGACCACTCTTAATAAGAAGCGAAACAGGCCACGGATGTTAATGGGTGCGTGCATGTGACATGGCCGCGCATCTGTGCTTTGTACGCGTCGAAAAGGAAGAAGGCGGCGTTTGGTCCGACGCATGTGCGAGTTAACTTCGTTCATGCACACACCGAAGGTTTGCGTTTGGTGGCATTCTGGTGCAGTATACAACCTGCAGAAGGCACAAACGCACCCAAGAAATGCATTACTCCAACCATAATCCACTACCATACATGGATCAAGTTTTTTTGAGTAAGAAAAAGGATTGATCTAAGTTACTAGGCATGGTAGACATTATATCGTTACACAGGTCATAGGTCTTACTGCAATGTGATGAAGATTTCTtcaattacaaaaaaaaagtttACCTGTGCATAAAATGAGCATGAAGACTGTTGTACACTTTGGTCGTGAAGTATAAGACCACGTAGCGGATCATCCTACATCACAAgtcaaaattgaaaaaaaagtCAACCCAACCAGAGAAAGCAAACACATCAACATAATGCGTACCTAGGCTGAGGTGTAGAAGTCTCGGTTGTCGTTGGACACTCCATATGTTGTCAATATCGACAAGAGTCTTGCTCATTGAGACATCCTTTTCCAGTTGATCTGAGACAATTTGGACAAAATGGAAATATAAAGAATGACCAAACAAAGACATTAAGGACCTCTTTTACAAGACTTGTTTGCATACAGCGTTCTTATTCCAGTACTATACTCTGCTTGTTCACTCAACAATTTGGATATCATCAAGTTTGCAGAGTCCCCAGTTGAATTGTGGGAGGATCAAAAGCAGGTTAATGGCTTTACAGTTCACATGCTACATTCACAAATTCCATTTGAAGCCAAAACACTAGAGAACAACTATATTCATGAACTTCCTCTTTGCGAAAGCTAGCCACCACTTGTTAGGGGTGCCATTAGGCCTATAAGCACAGTTAAGCAGCCTTCCACTTGTCTCCTCTCTTATCTGCTTCAAATAGTTCCTGAATAGTTCTGCAGTTCCACAAATTAATTTTGATGTTAAATAATATGGTTAAGCAAGTTCCATATGCACATTTATGTATTTAGATAAAAAAGAGCCTAAGTTAGTTGTTTTAAGCCAATTGCTATTTAGTATCAGATGCTGACAAGAAATAATACCTGCTTCATCCTGAGACCGTGGAACGGAAAAAAGACCAGGAAAAGGAAAACCTGGCTCTCCAGGCACAGGAACCTTCTCTAGGCCCAAATTAATGATAGCTTTGGTCCCCACAGCAAGAGTTCTGCAACCCTCCAGCCGTTTCAGAGCCACATTGATGTAGAATGTCAAGTAGATAAGGAGCTTGTCAGCTGGGCTCTTGATGTCAAAATTTTTAAAGAAAACATTTGCTCGAAAGAAAGTTATTGCCTCATC
Above is a genomic segment from Musa acuminata AAA Group cultivar baxijiao chromosome BXJ3-4, Cavendish_Baxijiao_AAA, whole genome shotgun sequence containing:
- the LOC135635622 gene encoding probable CCR4-associated factor 1 homolog 7 — its product is MSKSEDAAGVEFRDVWADNLEAEFAVIREVVDDFPFVAMDTEFPGVAIRPLGDFKTVADSNYHILRANVDLLHLIQLGLTFSDAEGNLPASANGGRPIVWQFNFREFDVDRDISNPDSIDLLRKSDIDFKRNREHGVDANRFAELLMASGVVLNDSVRWVTFHCAYDFGYLLKILTCRRLPETREGFSELIRTFFPVMYDIKHLMRFSNSLHGGLNKLAEQLEVDRVGTCHQAGSDSLLTARAFRKLMEKHFDGSIDRYAGVMYGLDIE
- the LOC135581814 gene encoding actin-related protein 2/3 complex subunit 3-like is translated as MVYHSSFVDEEGITKACGCPLLPLKTHIKGPAPVSDQDKIDIVDEAITFFRANVFFKNFDIKSPADKLLIYLTFYINVALKRLEGCRTLAVGTKAIINLGLEKVPVPGEPGFPFPGLFSVPRSQDEAELFRNYLKQIREETSGRLLNCAYRPNGTPNKWWLAFAKRKFMNIVVL